The Antechinus flavipes isolate AdamAnt ecotype Samford, QLD, Australia chromosome 5, AdamAnt_v2, whole genome shotgun sequence DNA segment tttgaactcaagaagatgagttttctccACTCCAGTTCCCTGGTGATTCTCTTAAGTATAACTTCATTTCATCAGGCTTTTCAGATTTCTATGTACTTTCTTTTAGCAGcagataagattttaaaaaacacaaatcaaAATTAGATGTTgttaaattataattatcaagCTTGACCttgaagaagagatgagaaattaAATGCACTTTCCTCACTTAGTTACAAAGGTGGGGGTTTATGTGTGTGAAACAGTGCACACACACAGACTCCACtacttttcattttgtctctttgtctgtcaGTCTGATTCTGCAAGACTTTTCTAGACAATAAAGGGTAATTATATCTGATATATCAGCTGACCATGTTCATTACTAAAGGGGTCCATATTTTTCCCACAATGGTTCATTTCTGCTGACAGGTGACGTTGAGGCTATTTTTCATCTATTACTCAGTtcccaatttttgtttttttttgtttttttcattggaGATGATCCTATAAAATTTTATCCCTTCCAATATATGAGAAGATACCTTTATCACTGGAAGGCAGCTGAAATGTAATTGGTTCAACCCTGATTGTTGAACAGTTATGAAAACTAAGACTAAAGGGGATAAACACAGTTTGATAGTGTTTtggggcatagttacaaattgctctccagaatggttggatcatttcacaactccaccaacactgtattagtgtcccagttttcccagatctccttcaatatttatcattatctttttctgttatcttagccaaattgagaagtatgtagtagtacctcaaaattgtcttaatttgcatttcaatgatcaatagtgatttagagcattttccatAAAACTAGAattggttttaatttcctcatctgaaattatatttcatatcctttgaccattatttattaattggagaatggcttatattcctataaattttatttttatatcttttttatctatatatttttgaaatgaggtctttatcagaacccttgaatgtaaaaatgttttcctagttttctgcttccctttgaATCTTGTCTGctgtcttggttttgtttgtacaaaaactttttatggCATAGTACAAAAacttaatttcatataatcaaaattatccattttgcatttcttactgtactctagttcttctttggtcataaattcctttcttctccacaggtttcagaggtagactattctttgttcttctaatttacttatattatcactctttgtgtctaaatcatgaacccatttcaaccttatcttggtataggtgttaggtatgggtcaatgcctaatttctgccatactatttcccaatttccccaggaatttttgtcagtgagttcTAGTCCCAGGAGCTGGgatctttggttttatcaaatattagattactatagtcactgatcattgtgtcttgtgaacctaacctatttcactgttccactactctatttcttagatggtaccaaatgttttttatgactgatatataatatagttttagacccTGGTCATTCTCTTAAGCATAACTTTTcctataattctatgaattttatattttgcatattaaGTTCTTTACAACACataaatagtttattttaaatattaattctatttatttaatttttgatatcaattttttattttttgttaaatatttactttttatttaatatttataacagctttttgtggtggcaaagaactggaaattaagaagGTAATTGCTATATTTATTGTTCCCTATGTAATGGGCATTCATTTCACATCGAGTTATTTGctactaccaaaaaaagaaaagggggcaagataagatgattttaaaaatattttttattgacaccttttgtttttatgtcatctACATTTTTCCCTACATCCCTCCCTTTGCTTTTCCTAGAGATTCATCTTTTATAACTAAGAACAAAACTATAACAacaatgattaaaataataataataatagtaaacaatgaaaacttttaaaaaagggaacaaagagaaaaatcgCACAAATTAATTGAtgcattaaaatattaatgtttttatacAATATTTCTTAACAGTGGACCTCCACTTCTACAAAGGATCAAAGGGATGTGTCCTTTGATATCTCTTCTTTGAGGCCAGTCTCAGACTTTACAATTTCAAAATACTTatactttatttatattatacatctATTCATAATCTCTACAATAACATATactcattatatatgtatatgtaaaatatttctgcATTCTGAGTCTTTCACCTTTTTTCCAGGCTCATAGAAAGTCTAATCATTAATTTTTTGGAGTAAAAGTTGGTTATTACATTGatcagaactgaatttaaattattttataatattgttgtcaaataaattgttctctttctgtgAACTTCacttttgcatcagttcatacaattcttctcaagtttctctaaaactgttccattcatcatttttatggcacagtatttttatatttattttcatttttgtcatattttaagttccaactgtttcctctctccctcctgacCACATtgtaacattatatattatattttgctAGATAAGTTTTCTTGTTTGTTAGCTTTGCCTTTGGGAATATGATTTTGTAAACTCATTGCTCCTTTAAAGTAGTAACTGAACAGTTATATGTGATACTGGCCAGTCCTCCtattctttctggctgcttgaaatgCTATTCTTTGACCTGGAAtgattttggctataatattcctgggaatttacatttggaatttcttttaaGAGATGACAtggtagattctttctatttctgttttggtCGTGGTGTTCACATAGTCTaaggaactcaggtcctctgattttaaaattcaatgattcttCTCCTGTATCAAGGCTTGATGATGATTTTGCTgtagttttgctttatttttaagttgtttacAGCTCCTTGCCCACCCCTTCTACACCATTTTCCTACAAAAAGtcttatattattttcaaaaactaGTATGTGCATATGCCCATTTATCTATTAATATTTCTatccattcattatttcatttatttatttaattatttgtttgatcacttattcatttatttgtgcattaatttgtttattaagaATGATTATAAATCAGTCATCAAGTATCAATGAGACACTGAATGTATACCAAATACTACTCTAGATATAAAGGCAAAAGCAATATAACCCCTACCCTCAGAGAAcataatttcatctttatatacacacaatacTAATATGAGTTAGTATAACTGAGCCTTCAATATAAGGTATTTGAATTATAGCCTTATGATGAATACTATTTCACATCTATTTAGTATTAAAGGGTAACTATGTGACTCAATAGGTGCCAGGATGAGTtaaaaaaactcatcttcctaagttcaaatccagctttggacacttaactagctgtgtaatcccaGGAAAACCATTTAGTTCTGtttgccttcatttcttcatttgtgaaatgaactggagaaggaaatagcaaatcagtatctttgacaaaaaaacaaaaaacaaacaaaaatcaaagggactcacaaagagtcagacaaagtTACTAAACAACCACAAATTTCAGTGTTAGtaggatttttattatttttaaaaattatattctaaatacaTTTTTCAATATGTAATATTAACATTGGATTTCAGAAAAGTAATAACATACTTGCAAAAATAAGTTCTAAacagttttcttttcaaaaagagaaaggaagtattATAAGGGACTAATTCCCAACCtggaaaatttgaatttcactttattcattaaaatatatcGCAAAATTTGCAGCTGGAATAACAGGGATATATATAGTACAACCTTTAGCAGCTCAAGACAACAATTTCCTATATTCTGGATTTAGAGCTGTACAGGATCTCAGTTTTCTACttcaaaagttttcaaaaatggGGGTTCTAAAGTCTCATGaggtcaaaaatattttcataatgatataaaatatggtaaatatcaatagatatagcCAGGGgtttgctggtaaatgtttaacaactggctttcaagaaaaaaatcagtcacacattttaaaatttaatctacataatTCACATTTTATCTATCACTTTCTGCAGTATAAACAATCAACAAGACAATAAATCAAACTTTGGTATGTAAACTTTGCTGCTTTCTGAGCTGTAAatgctcatgctgaaaatttaacaattgggtCTCTTAAGTGAATTTTTGCACCTTTGAATTGAACCCACATACACAAAAGATCTTTAGGTGgcactcaataatttttaagaatacatagGGGTTTAATTCCAACTGTTCagtgaaaagagccatctacactcaaagaGAAGATCATGGGagatgagtgtggatcacaagatagcatttccattctttctgttgatgtttgcttgcatttttgttttcctttccaggttttatttttctttctagatctgatttttcttgtgagcaagataacaatataaatatgtatacttatattggatttgacatatattttacatatttaacatgtattggactacctgccatctaggggaggagacagggagaaggaggggataatttggaacagaaggctttgcaagggtcaatgttgaaaaattacccgtgcatatgttttgtgaataaaaagctttaattttaaaaagatatatgtatatatatgagtttaacaccaaaaaaaaaaatgtgacaacTGCTGTTCTTGtaaatccttttcattttaaagaaactgaAGGGTCTTGATCTGTGTTTGTAAAGCAAATACTTACATCAATCACAGATCATATGATTATCAATTTAGGGCCTTTTAATTACTCCAGTACCtaacagatatggaaactgaagctCTGGATATTTAAATGACATGTTCAAGTTCACATAGATGATAAGAAGAATATCTAGGAATGAGccttataaatttaataatatttggaTAGTACCTGGGACATCATAAGTACTTAATTAATACTTATTCTTTTCTGACTCCATATACAACAATCTTTTTATGCTGTGCCATGTTATCTCCTGGTTTTTAAGTATCTTTAATAAGAGTGACTATATGGAATGTCCTGCTATAAGAGGCAATATTGTGAAATAGAAAGAGCATTCATTGCATTTACAAGCTAAGTGCTCTGGCTAAGTCACCTCAACTTTTCTAAATCTCagtttgctaatttttaaaatgaaggtgttaTATTAGATGGTCTCtcaattccttttaattctaagtttataatcttatggaatatttatCCAACTTTCTATCCATTTTGCTCTAgatcatttttaaagtttctaataGTGAGATATAAAACTTATCCATGAATAACTTTTCAGCATCTGTTTAATgcaaaggaatttttatttctttttttaaaaaaaattcattcctcCATCATTCCCTCACCCTTCTTAATCCATGTGTAAATAACCTTTTTCCAGTATGAATATtagcatgcacatatacatatagccTTCCTTTTCTCAACTAGCAATTTAACTGCAGGTCCTGGAAGTTAATTAATAtcacaggaaaagagaaaggtaaaAGGCACATTATTTTATAGCATAGAGATGATCATAACTACTCtgcttcataaattaaaaattaaacaaattaaagcGACATGGCAGGTATTGTGGTATTTGtgctttttcttcccatttaaaaaacacaaaaaacataAACCACTAAACTTGGtaaatcaaaaaacaaagaaaacaaaacaataaaaaatatatagatggtagaagatttgacaaaaaaaaaagtatcaatctCTACCTATGAAGTGTAATAAACTTTATACCAGAACATTGACTCTGTAAACTCCCTTCAATGGTGGCTTGGGATGAAGTGGGGAGAGGGGGTGTTTAAATGACAACATACTGAAGAAGTCTAAAGCAGACCATTAAGTCCATTGGAATCGGGGGCTTGATATCATTTCCATCCAGACGGAGGTAACGGAGTCGGGGTCCATCACTGAAAGTGTCATGCATTCCTGCCACAGCAGGGGAGGCTGGACACATCATTGAACCATTGACACCTGTAGAGGTAAGAACAGCATGAAAATTCTTGGGTTTGATTTCATAAATACACATGTACCATAAATACACATACAAGCACATATGCatagatcatttttctttataaatacaaGGTAATCATCCTTTTTGTTTTAAGACATTTATTCTCAGTAAAATGTTATTAATTTGGAATTTATGAacttatttattgatattttgataGCTAGATTTCAGCataattgcttttctttagtATCCTATGtatttagaaatattagaaaCATTCCATAAATTTTAACCAGACAGTCCCTAGGATCCaggacatacatacacatacacagagaatgaaaaattcCTAATGTAAGTTATATAAAGCATAAAATGGTGCTGTGTCCACAGCTCCTATGACTCAGTTTGCCATTCTGCATCTTAAACTCCTTGTTTCTtagtttctcatatgtaaaatatatgctggatgaatgaataaacagtACAGAGTTATAAAGTCATACTAGCTGAGGAGGAACTAATTAAAAATTAGGAAGGGGTACGTATTTTCATTGGTAATGGGAACTCCTTCTGCCAGTGTGGATTGGAACAGTTTAATCTTAGTCATCCAGAGCAGTAAAAGGTTAATTTTAGAGTTACATAGTATAAATCAGAAATTTCCTCCCACTTCAAGCCCATAATACCACATTACCTCCAAGATTACCTTCTTGGTAATATGGTTAAATTCAAATCAGTAGGATCCTACTAATATTTCCTTTCATTAATTGTTTAATTAAGACACTGTGAAAAAAGTTAATCAAGAAAAGCTTAAATCCCATCATTTTAGTATCTTAATTAAGATGTTTACTCTtgacaaaaattaaattgaaggaccccaatacaaaatatttcttcaGCTTTCTTAGTTAttgaagatcaaaaaaaaatatggaaatttcaGATCAATGACCATGCTGAATATTTATTCAAGCAAATATTTCTAGCCtcaacaagaacaaaacaaagaatagCTTCACTAACTGAACAAAACCCAAAGGTTTGAGTATATATAAAAGTCCATTTCTTAGCCTCAAACAAAATCCAACTCAAATTGCTGAATTTTCTTGCAGAATATTGCACTTGAAGTCAGCAGACTTGGATTTTGGATCTAGTTCTAACATTTACAAAACTGTGCAATCttgaggaaatcacttaacttctctgaagcTCAATTTCAACGTTACAGTACAGAGAAATGTAATTTTGATCATTAATTGTAGTTAGAGAAAGACCCTCCATTTCCTCTTGCCTTCATTTCTTTGCAAAAGTTATTTCACATACCTGAAATTTCCTTCTTCTTCACTTCCCATCTATCCCTGCATTTCCCAGAATGACTCTGAGAGCCTCCTCAACTTAGAGATTCTGATATTTTCTGTAGCAATTACTGTATTAGGTATTAAATTTCAATGCAGAGGGGTAGTTTGGTGGGGGAGTAGACtactagctctggagtcaggaggacctgagttcaaatacagcatCAGATAGTTagttagtagctgtgtgattgtggacaagtcacttaaccctgattgcttttttaaaaatgtcaatgaaGCATTGTCTGTTTACATTCATTAGAGAATAAACTATTGATTATGCTGCTGACCTATCTACATACcacttgggtttaaaaaaaaaaaactataattgcCAATCATCCCCTAAACATTTGCAGGACCAGACCTGGTTCAGTACTGAATTGTCAAGATAAAAAAATGCTTGCAGCGTTTCTAGCATCTTCATTCCCTAAATTCCCTGGGCATAATCTTCTTCACACTATTAAATGATctaaattttctctctgtctctctccctctttttgtctctctctctctctctctctctctctctctctctctcttctctctctctctctctctctctctctttctgcctctgtttcagtgtttttttctctctctgtctctctgtccctctctgtctctacaTCTGTCTCAGtgtctccctctatctctgtctttctccttcttctctctctgactttttctcctctgtccctctgtttctctctctctctctgtctctgtctctgtctctgtctctctctctttctgtctctctctctgtctctgtctctctctctctcttcctccctctctctgtctttctttatgTTGTCTATTTACTTCCATATATTGTTCCTTATCAATAAACTGTGGTCTCCCTGAAAGCAggtgattattaattttttcctttctgtctctagcaCCCACCTATCACAATACCCAGTTAATCAttaagtcattttcagtcatatctgacactttgtaatcccatttggtattttctcagcacagatattggaatggtttgccaattcctcctcaggtcattttacagatgggggaaactaaggcacacacacacaaaaaaactactactgatttcagaaagatgagccttcctgattttAGGTCTGCCACTCTATCTTCTCTACCAACTACCTGCCCAGCACAATATTCACTGGTTAGAAAATACTTCAGTAGAATTGGTTGAAAGGCTAAGACCCgaggaaaacaaagtaaaaatgcCTTTTACCTCAATaatatttaattctaaaaatacaTGATTTAGAAAGTTACTCCTCATATTTATTCATAGTACTATTTCTGCTTGAGTCACATCCCTCATCAGGGATCCATCTAGACTGAGGAACTCAAAGCCAGAAGCATTCTAATTAGGACCCACATGACAAATAGCTTATTTTCCCAAAGGAGTAGGCTTCTCTTGGTTAGTTTATAGGAATCTACTATTCAAGCCCAATTCAAAAATTAGAACTTGATTGgtcataaaaatatcttttaaatgagTAATTAAAAATGGCAAATCTGCATAGACATAAGTTGAAGAAAAAATGGTGGATACTTTCGGAATTAGAACTAgaaattttcttcaatgagcaATGAAAACAAGCTCTCTGTTTTTATGATGATCActtacacatgcacatacacactcagatagctttctctctctgtttctctgtctccatctctctctctttctcagtctctctccccttccttcctcctccctcttttgtatccctcttcctctccatctctcttcccctctctttctgtctctgtctcctccatctttctgtgtctctgattctctctctctcgtctctcttgtctctgtctctgtctccccccctctctctgtgtctcccaaATTATGAAGCTTTCTATTTTTTAGATTAGttctatttttcctcctctgaattttttttcatctcctttttcatAAAGCTGAtccttaaaacaattatttttaaaaatggcaaaaagaaaaacgAAATCAGATAAACTAATTCACACAtcaaaaaatatattacatataatatttcacACCTGTGGACTTCTAAAGaagggcatgtgtgtgtgtgtgtgtgtgtgtgtgtgtgtgtaataagtTTCACTTACTTCTGATTCTGTTATGATCGAGATGGAGATGCTCAAGGTGAGCACTGATTCGTGGGACTTTGGTGAGTCGATTGTGAGACAGCTGCAGATCTAGAATTGAGGAGACATCAAAACCACTAGTGGGAAGCCCTGCATCAGATAATTTATTGTAATTGAGTCTCAGGAAAGCCACTTTGGGGATTACATTGAAATAATTTTCCGGTATCCCCTCAATGGAATTGTTATCCAAAAATAGCTGCATTGTGTTGGCAGGTAATCGAGGCGGCATATTCCTGAGGGCATTTTGGGCCATGTTGAGTTGGATGAGGTTCTTGAGACCTTTAAAGGTGTCTCTTTGGAAAGCATTGTCCAAAAGTTTGTTATGTTGAAGATCGAGGAGGGTCAGATTCTCCAAGTTGCTGAAAGTCCCTTGAGGAATCCTAGAGACCTTGTTCCTTGCTAGCTGCAATTGTTCTAAACTTCTGGGAAGTGGGGCAGGCACCTCCTCCAACTCATTATCTTCCAGAAATAAGAAAAGCAGCTTCTTCAGTTGGCTCAAGGCCCCTCGCTCAATCCCGTAGTTAgtgatcttatttttattgagatTTATCCATCTCAGTTGGGTGGCGTTCACAAAAGGCTTCTCAGGGATGGTTTTGATCAAGTTGTTTTCCAGATAGAGATACCATATTCTTGAAGGGATGGAAGGGATTTCCTTCAGGCCTCTGTTTTCACAGTATAAAGCATTAGGGAAGCTGGGAGGACAGAAGCATTCTGGAGGACAATCGAAAGAGAGTGAAGTCCATTCATCTGGATGGGTAACCTCATAGACCTGTCTTGCAATTCGAGTACATGCAACATTGGCTACAAATAGAGCCAAGATGATGAAATAACCTGTGGCTGCCATCGGACCCCCTGGAATAAGGGAAAGGAGCCATTAGCTGTATTTCATTATCAATGTTCATCTTCAACTCATTCTTTGTACAGCTCTTTTTGTCCGGACTTATGATTTTATCAGTCTAGGGAACTCTTGAAGAAGTTAGGAGATTCCCTGATAATTCATATCATCACTTATTATCCAAATTATAATCTTAGTAAATTATCTCTGGTCATTTCCATGATCACAAAGCCAGAATGTTCCAGAGACAGattttaaactcaatttttcttttttcagaattaGACTTCTATATCTGAGTTTATATTCTCTTTCCTGCTTAGCACCCAGTCACTGTAACTACTAGTTTGGAAAATTAAATTGAGGATAGGGCTTAATAGGGTTTTTCAGTCTCTCAGGATTTTTTTGAATGTTAGCTCTCTATATGTGGTGTTAGCCTAGGAGGTGTGCATCAGTCTTTAAAAAGATATAGGCTAAATTCTAATCTCTGCTTTCGGATCAAAAGTCCTGGACTATTAAGCACACGAATgaaggaatgaacaaataaaataagtgGTTGaatgattaaatatataaaaagtaagcaaataaacaaatgaatgaatgaaaataaacaaataatttttaaaaataaaagtggagCAATAGTAAGGCAATGCCTTTTCCtctcaaatcatttaatattacaaaaaacagtcaacttgaaaaaaaaaaaggtgacgaGAATACAAAAGCCTAACCAAATAATCTTCTGATAACCCAAAGCAAAGGCTTGTGTCCTTGAAAGATAGATGGGCATATGTTTTCACTTTTGCTACTAAATGAAGAGAACATCTGGTGGAGGTTTTGTTCCAGGCTCTTTTTGCCTTCAACCCCAAAGAGAGAAAGATCAAAGCAAGTTTTCCCAGCTGGTTGTTAAAGCCAGGTTCTGAAAACCTGAGAAAAACTATTAATTAATTGGCTACTCTCCTTCCCAATACTAGTTTTTCTCTTTAGGGATAGGTTTGGatagggggtggaggggagaaacCCAGCATCCCCTGTACTTTTGCAACTTCAGAATCAaggtggacatgcaggatatttAAACAAGAAAAGGTACTAATGAGCTTTCACATATTTATGTAAAATGTACAGCATAGTGTACTAAGACATGGAAGTTTTCTCACTGATGAGAAATACATACCCAATTTCGCTTCCTTTTAAACTGCTAGCTTAAAGTCAAGATTTTCAATTTGGCCAAAGACTAAGTTATTAcaaagaattatcaaaaaaattagaaaataattgagatttaaagaataaatatattctttctcctttatagCTACATATTGTTGACCCAGCAGGGAAATGGATAAAACAGCAGCATTTTAGCAAAAGAACTTTCCCTGGTAAtacttaaaagaaggaaaaaatagatctgAGTGACTGTCTTTGGCAAAAGACTAAAATCAGTTCCAGGGATTGAATTTGCGGTTTATTCATTGAAAGAGGCAGCAAGTGGGGGTAAGGCTGGCTTCAGAGATGTCAGCCTTTTCAACTGCTGAATGTTGCTTTGGGCAACTTTCCAGTCAAGCAAAATCCACCACTTTTAGGGGGGACAGGGAACCTGAATTCTCTATTGCTGTTGCCCCATTTGTGATGGACCCAAGCCTTTGATCATTAACTTTAAgcttaaaaacacacacaaaaaaaaatcatttaccttGCTATCCAGGAATCTAGCGCGGAGTCCTGGGTCTGGGTCTGAAGgctgcttaaaaaaaataagttttaaatcaATGATGATCTTTGAGTGAAGcaattgattttgatttttctcctctGAGATTTTTGTTACACGAGTCAACAAGCTCAGTCTGACCTGATCCCATGTACACCTTATTATCTATTGTTTCCAGTGTGTCAGAATTTCAGAAGACAGCCTACCTCAGCTTTCTTGgaccttcttctcccttttttattggTCACTGTTTTTTGACTGTAATAGTTCCACTCAGTTCCACAGTGTCGTTTTATGAATCCAGCCTAATATATATGCATCAGTGACTACAACTTTAACCCCTGCCACCACAATACCTCTATACCTAACCAGCATAGGAGAAGTACATTCTGATTTGAATTTTAAGAATCTGTGTCATTGCCAAGCAATTTCTGGTCAGTCGTCACAACTTAGAAGAaactataacagaaaaaaaaagaaagaaagaaaaaaagaattcatggagATAGGTAACAGATGATAGCTCTGATTTAGAATTGAAACAGAAGcagatttaaatgatttaaacaatttgatctctataatataatttcttaaatttgatGACAAAGAATAGACAATCAATCCCCTGTATTTCTATGGAaatcttttatttgattctaaaataaaacagatgcaagtgataatatataataaatacattatgGCTATAATATCATCTCTTTAtaaatctgtatatatataatatatgtatatatatatctatatatacatttacatctatatttacatatatacatatgtgtatctatacacaaatttaatttttaatatcttcagtaaaattaacaaatacatatatatgtatatatagatatatacacatatatatttgtatgcatgcatttttttccatgcttGAGGAGATGAGGATTCACTAGTTCTAACGTTATCACCAAACACTGTTATATTTTTTGCTCAATACAAATGATTTTAGAATCCCTACTGTGTATTTGATTTGGAACCATTATTAAAATagtatagatttttttcattagtatgAAATGCCTATTTTTTCATTAAGTTTATGATTTATGGGAGTATCTGCTGAGTTTCTCTTTGCTCCTTCCCCActttacatttcaatataatatatattcaagtATTTGTCTTTgatatgttcattcattcattcatcaatccTCTATTAATAACCTACCATACAAAAGACAATGTGTACTGGgagacaaaaagataaaattgaaataaaaatacttctgcctcaaataaaatacatttttcttactCAATAGAATAGACATAAGCAATAAGTGTCCtaatcaaaatttattattttcaaggaGAAACAACTTCATTAATTTAatggtatttatttttctgtccaaATATCCCATGTTTAAGGACTTAGAATAAGATTCAAGGATAAGTTTGagcttgatatcaggaaaaaaatgtaaaaattatgactttctaaaagtggaatgggctactTTTGGAGATTGCAGATTACTAGTCAGTGAAAATTTTTGGTATATTACCACTGCAATCATTTTGGGCTATGGGTTGGAATACTGAAGTCACTTCCAATTCCATTATTATCTGATTCTTTTCAATAGT contains these protein-coding regions:
- the KERA gene encoding keratocan, producing the protein MAATGYFIILALFVANVACTRIARQVYEVTHPDEWTSLSFDCPPECFCPPSFPNALYCENRGLKEIPSIPSRIWYLYLENNLIKTIPEKPFVNATQLRWINLNKNKITNYGIERGALSQLKKLLFLFLEDNELEEVPAPLPRSLEQLQLARNKVSRIPQGTFSNLENLTLLDLQHNKLLDNAFQRDTFKGLKNLIQLNMAQNALRNMPPRLPANTMQLFLDNNSIEGIPENYFNVIPKVAFLRLNYNKLSDAGLPTSGFDVSSILDLQLSHNRLTKVPRISAHLEHLHLDHNRIRSVNGSMMCPASPAVAGMHDTFSDGPRLRYLRLDGNDIKPPIPMDLMVCFRLLQYVVI